A genome region from Pseudomonas helmanticensis includes the following:
- a CDS encoding FTR1 family protein, translating to MTASSRFLAWLVFPLCALSSFNLLADTVEGAPQALHLLDYISADYPPTVEAGKVVDDSEYREQLEFTQALQGLIAAMPAKPEQAALEQGVRALRAAIGAKQDGAEVARQARQLGAQLAVAYEVSQAPIITPDPTRGAPLYAQNCSVCHGDSGAGDGPAGLGMTPAPANLRDAARLDNLSLYAIYSTLGQGVEGTDMPAFADQLDDRQRWDLATYIAGFSADATAAKAEKTYNLADLARQTPAEVLAAEGVSAAATFRAQRAQPPQVKRGPAQLLDYTAATLDKSLAAYRAGEHDQAYDLSVAAYLEGFELVESSLDNVDANVRKDTEKSLMAYRQSLQDGLSVEQAEQRLDAAKAKLKESAGLLGSDGLSWSLSYISGLLILLREGLEAILVLAAILAFLRNTGQQSAVRSVNVGWGLALLAGLGTWALAAYVIDVSGSQRELLEGATALFASVMVLWLGVWMHDRRHAAAWQDYIKSSLVGGGGRFGFAILAFFSVYRELFEVILFYETLWLQAGPAGHDAVLAGGATALVLLVGLAWVILRGSAKLPLTLFFSINAALLCALSVVFAGHGVKALQEAGIFGTRPVAFFEFDWLGIHADAYSLTAQAVAIVAIVLLYGRSWVAERRRVVA from the coding sequence ATGACTGCCTCGTCCCGATTTCTGGCCTGGCTGGTGTTCCCGTTGTGCGCGCTGAGCAGCTTCAACCTGCTGGCCGATACCGTGGAAGGCGCCCCGCAAGCGCTGCACCTGCTCGATTACATCAGCGCGGATTATCCGCCGACGGTCGAGGCTGGAAAAGTCGTCGATGATTCCGAATACCGTGAGCAACTGGAGTTCACTCAAGCGCTGCAAGGGCTGATCGCCGCGATGCCGGCCAAGCCTGAACAGGCCGCGCTGGAGCAGGGCGTCAGAGCCTTGCGCGCGGCGATCGGGGCGAAGCAGGACGGTGCGGAAGTCGCCCGTCAGGCGCGGCAACTGGGCGCGCAACTGGCGGTGGCGTATGAAGTCAGTCAGGCGCCGATCATTACCCCGGATCCGACCCGCGGCGCACCGCTGTATGCGCAGAATTGCTCGGTGTGCCACGGTGACAGCGGTGCCGGCGACGGTCCGGCAGGTCTGGGCATGACCCCGGCACCGGCCAATCTGCGTGATGCTGCGCGGCTGGATAACCTGAGTCTTTACGCGATCTACAGCACCCTCGGCCAAGGTGTCGAAGGCACTGATATGCCGGCGTTCGCCGATCAGCTCGATGACCGCCAGCGTTGGGATCTGGCGACGTACATCGCCGGGTTCAGCGCCGATGCCACTGCCGCCAAAGCCGAGAAGACTTACAACCTCGCCGATCTGGCACGCCAGACCCCGGCTGAAGTGCTGGCTGCCGAAGGCGTGTCAGCCGCAGCGACTTTCCGCGCCCAGCGTGCGCAACCACCGCAGGTCAAGCGTGGTCCAGCGCAGTTGCTCGACTACACCGCCGCGACGCTCGACAAGAGCCTGGCCGCCTACCGCGCCGGCGAGCACGATCAGGCCTACGACCTGTCGGTAGCGGCGTATCTGGAAGGTTTCGAACTGGTCGAAAGCTCGCTGGATAACGTCGACGCCAACGTGCGCAAAGACACTGAGAAATCGCTGATGGCTTACCGTCAGTCGTTGCAGGACGGTTTGTCGGTCGAGCAGGCCGAGCAGCGTCTGGACGCGGCCAAAGCCAAGCTCAAGGAGTCAGCCGGTTTGCTCGGCAGCGATGGCCTGAGCTGGTCGCTGAGCTACATCTCCGGTCTGCTGATTCTGCTGCGCGAAGGCCTCGAAGCGATTCTGGTGTTGGCGGCAATCCTCGCGTTCCTGCGCAATACCGGCCAGCAATCGGCGGTGCGCAGCGTCAACGTCGGTTGGGGCCTGGCACTGCTGGCGGGCCTCGGCACCTGGGCGCTGGCCGCGTATGTGATCGACGTCAGCGGTTCGCAGCGTGAATTGCTTGAAGGCGCGACGGCGCTGTTTGCCAGCGTCATGGTGCTGTGGCTCGGCGTGTGGATGCATGATCGTCGTCACGCGGCGGCCTGGCAGGATTACATCAAGAGCAGCCTGGTCGGCGGTGGCGGGCGTTTCGGGTTTGCGATTCTCGCGTTCTTCTCGGTCTATCGTGAACTGTTCGAAGTGATCCTGTTTTACGAAACCCTCTGGCTGCAGGCTGGCCCGGCCGGGCATGACGCGGTGCTGGCGGGCGGGGCGACAGCGCTGGTGCTGCTTGTCGGCCTGGCCTGGGTGATTTTGCGCGGGTCGGCGAAACTGCCGCTGACGTTGTTCTTCAGCATCAACGCGGCGCTGCTCTGTGCACTGTCGGTGGTGTTTGCCGGGCATGGCGTGAAGGCGTTGCAGGAGGCGGGGATTTTCGGCACGCGGCCGGTGGCGTTCTTCGAGTTCGACTGGCTGGGGATTCATGCCGATGCGTATTCGTTGACGGCGCAGGCGGTAGCGATTGTGGCGATTGTGCTGTTGTATGGGCGTAGTTGGGTGGCTGAGAGGAGGCGGGTCGTCGCCTAA
- a CDS encoding YaiI/YqxD family protein — translation MRVWIDADACPRAAKDLVVKFALKRQYEVVLVAGQPQIKPGLAIVKLIVVPSGPDAADDYLVEHAVPGELVICSDIPLADRLVKKGVAALDPRGKEFDAQNMGERLAVRNLFTDLREQGQMSGGPAPFGDREKQAFANALDRILTRLTRKP, via the coding sequence ATGCGTGTATGGATCGATGCCGACGCCTGCCCACGGGCGGCCAAGGATCTGGTGGTGAAGTTTGCCCTCAAGCGCCAGTATGAAGTGGTGCTGGTCGCCGGGCAGCCGCAGATCAAGCCGGGGCTGGCCATCGTCAAGCTGATCGTGGTGCCGAGCGGCCCGGATGCCGCGGACGATTATCTGGTCGAACACGCGGTGCCGGGTGAACTGGTGATTTGCAGCGACATTCCGCTGGCCGACCGCCTGGTGAAGAAGGGTGTCGCGGCGCTGGATCCGCGCGGCAAGGAGTTCGATGCGCAGAACATGGGCGAACGGTTGGCGGTGCGCAACCTGTTCACCGACTTGCGTGAGCAAGGCCAGATGAGCGGCGGCCCGGCGCCGTTTGGTGATCGCGAGAAGCAGGCGTTTGCCAATGCATTGGACCGGATCCTCACGCGCCTGACCCGTAAACCCTGA
- the elbB gene encoding isoprenoid biosynthesis glyoxalase ElbB: MSKKVAVILSGSGVYDGAEIHESVITLLRLDQRGAQVQCFAPNIAQLHVINHLTGEEMPESRNVLVESARIARGNIKDIREADVDDFDALIVPGGFGAAKNLSNFAVEGAGCTVQPEVLALAEAFAEAGKPVGLMCISPALAAKIYGPGVTCTIGNDADTATAMNKMGATHEDCAVSEIIEDKARKLVTTPAYMLAQNISEAASGINKLVDRVLELTHENDV, translated from the coding sequence ATGAGCAAAAAAGTTGCAGTGATCCTGTCCGGCAGTGGCGTGTACGACGGCGCCGAGATCCATGAGAGCGTCATCACCCTGCTGCGTCTCGACCAACGCGGCGCCCAGGTGCAGTGCTTCGCCCCGAACATCGCGCAATTGCATGTGATCAATCACCTGACCGGCGAAGAAATGCCCGAGTCGCGCAACGTGCTGGTGGAATCGGCGCGCATTGCCCGTGGCAACATCAAGGACATCCGCGAGGCCGATGTCGACGACTTCGATGCGCTGATCGTGCCCGGCGGTTTTGGTGCGGCGAAAAACCTCTCCAACTTCGCTGTCGAAGGCGCAGGCTGCACCGTGCAGCCGGAAGTGCTGGCGCTGGCCGAAGCGTTTGCCGAGGCCGGCAAACCGGTCGGGTTGATGTGCATTTCACCGGCACTCGCGGCGAAGATCTACGGCCCTGGCGTGACTTGCACCATCGGCAACGACGCCGACACCGCCACGGCGATGAACAAGATGGGCGCCACCCACGAAGACTGCGCGGTGAGCGAGATCATCGAAGACAAGGCACGCAAACTGGTGACGACCCCGGCTTATATGCTGGCGCAGAACATCAGCGAAGCGGCTTCGGGGATCAACAAGCTGGTTGACCGGGTGCTCGAACTGACCCACGAAAACGACGTTTGA
- a CDS encoding sterol desaturase family protein, whose product MDFILYAVPFFLVLIAVELLADRWRGVSNYRLADAVNSISTGVLSTTTGLLTKGVGLLTYAFALKHLALLRLSADSVWVWIFAFVLYDFCYYWLHRLGHERNILWAAHSVHHQSEEYNLSTALRQTSTGFLLGWIFYLPMAVFGVPLLVFVSVAALNLLYQFWVHTQHIPKLGWFEWCFVTPSNHRAHHAQNALYMDRNYGGVFILWDRLFGTFQEEDDNEPVIFGVTTPLASWNPLWANLQFYAQLWDDARRAGSPWDKLRIWFMRTGWRPADVAAKYPMNKPDLALFRKFEVPLGRRQQGYVAVQFCIYIALGSYLMNLERGLPSAALLLGWGAVAFGVFALGVALENRPWALQVELLRLALNVPLVWLAPLVGLWPASPQMWVGLLGYSLISVIGLYRCRRQVTRWVS is encoded by the coding sequence ATGGATTTCATTCTGTATGCGGTGCCGTTTTTCCTGGTGTTGATCGCGGTGGAGCTGCTTGCCGACCGTTGGCGCGGGGTCAGCAACTATCGCTTGGCCGATGCGGTGAACAGCATCAGCACCGGCGTGCTCTCGACCACCACCGGGCTGCTGACCAAAGGCGTCGGGCTTCTGACTTACGCATTTGCCCTCAAGCATCTGGCATTGCTCAGACTTTCGGCGGACAGCGTCTGGGTCTGGATTTTTGCCTTCGTCCTCTACGACTTCTGCTACTACTGGCTGCACCGCCTGGGCCACGAGCGCAACATCCTCTGGGCGGCGCATTCGGTGCATCACCAGAGCGAGGAGTACAACCTTTCCACCGCGCTGCGCCAGACCAGTACCGGGTTTCTGCTCGGCTGGATTTTCTACCTGCCGATGGCCGTGTTCGGTGTGCCGTTGCTGGTATTCGTCAGCGTCGCGGCGCTGAACCTGCTTTATCAATTCTGGGTGCACACCCAACACATTCCCAAGCTCGGCTGGTTCGAGTGGTGCTTCGTTACGCCGTCCAATCATCGGGCTCACCATGCACAGAACGCTCTCTACATGGATCGCAACTACGGCGGGGTGTTCATTCTTTGGGATCGGCTGTTCGGCACGTTTCAGGAAGAGGACGACAACGAGCCAGTGATTTTCGGCGTGACCACACCGCTGGCGAGCTGGAATCCGCTGTGGGCCAATCTGCAGTTTTATGCGCAATTGTGGGATGACGCGCGGCGGGCCGGGAGTCCGTGGGACAAACTGCGAATCTGGTTCATGCGCACCGGTTGGCGGCCGGCGGATGTCGCAGCGAAGTACCCGATGAACAAGCCGGATCTGGCGCTGTTCCGCAAATTCGAGGTGCCGCTTGGGCGTCGTCAGCAGGGGTATGTGGCGGTGCAGTTTTGCATCTACATTGCGCTGGGCAGTTATCTGATGAACCTCGAGCGCGGCTTGCCGAGCGCCGCGCTGTTGCTTGGCTGGGGGGCGGTGGCGTTCGGTGTGTTTGCGTTGGGCGTGGCCCTGGAGAATCGCCCGTGGGCATTGCAAGTCGAGCTGCTGCGGCTGGCGTTGAACGTGCCGCTGGTGTGGCTGGCGCCGCTGGTCGGTCTGTGGCCGGCCAGCCCGCAAATGTGGGTCGGCTTGCTCGGTTACAGTCTGATCAGCGTTATCGGGTTATACCGCTGTCGCCGGCAGGTTACTCGGTGGGTGTCTTAG
- a CDS encoding DedA family protein: MLQQFLHDFGYFALFLGTFFEGETILVLAGFLAFRGYMDINMVVVVAFFGSYAGDQLWYFLGRKHGRKLLARKPRWQMMGDRALEHIRKHPDIWVLSFRFVYGLRTVMPVAIGLSGYPPGRYLLLNGIGAAIWASALAAAAYHFGAVLEGMLGSIKKYELWVLGALLILGVGLWLRRRFKNARLAKQVYQDEQIAKAAKAEQLKAEQANPAEPKTPTE, from the coding sequence ATGCTCCAACAATTTCTGCATGACTTTGGCTACTTTGCCTTGTTCCTCGGCACGTTCTTCGAAGGCGAAACCATTCTGGTGCTCGCGGGCTTCCTCGCGTTCCGTGGATACATGGACATCAACATGGTGGTGGTCGTGGCGTTCTTCGGCAGCTATGCCGGCGATCAGCTGTGGTACTTCCTCGGCCGCAAGCACGGGCGCAAGTTGCTGGCGCGCAAACCGCGCTGGCAGATGATGGGTGACCGCGCGCTGGAACACATCCGCAAGCATCCGGACATCTGGGTCCTGAGCTTCCGCTTCGTTTACGGTCTGCGCACGGTAATGCCGGTGGCGATCGGCCTGTCGGGTTATCCGCCGGGACGTTATCTGCTGCTCAATGGCATTGGCGCGGCGATCTGGGCCAGCGCCCTCGCCGCCGCTGCCTATCACTTCGGTGCGGTGCTGGAAGGCATGCTCGGCAGCATCAAGAAGTACGAGCTGTGGGTATTGGGTGCGCTGTTGATTCTAGGTGTTGGCCTGTGGCTGCGCCGCCGCTTCAAGAATGCGCGGCTGGCCAAACAGGTTTACCAGGACGAACAAATCGCCAAAGCGGCCAAGGCTGAACAGCTGAAGGCCGAACAGGCCAACCCCGCTGAACCTAAGACACCCACCGAGTAA
- the hemB gene encoding porphobilinogen synthase, which yields MSFTPANRLFPATRLRRNRRDDFSRRLVRENVLTVDDLILPVFVLDGENRREAVASMPGVERLTIDLLLEEAANWVELGIPALALFPVTPPELKSLDAAEAWNPEGIAQRATRALRERFPELGVITDVALDPFTTHGQDGILDEAGYVQNDITVDALVRQALSHAEAGAQVVAPSDMMDGRIQAIREALEIAGHVNVRIMAYSAKYASAYYGPFRDAVGSASNLGKANKASYQMDPANSDEALHEVGADLSEGADMVMVKPGMPYLDILFRVKDAFKVPTFVYQVSGEYAMHMAAIQNGWLSEAVIVESLTAFKRAGADGILTYFAVRAAQLLREQK from the coding sequence GTGAGCTTTACCCCAGCCAATCGTCTGTTCCCAGCCACGCGCCTGCGCCGCAATCGCCGTGATGATTTTTCGCGTCGGTTGGTGCGGGAAAATGTGCTGACGGTCGATGACTTGATCCTGCCGGTGTTCGTGCTTGACGGTGAAAACCGCCGCGAAGCCGTGGCCTCGATGCCCGGGGTAGAGCGGCTGACTATCGATTTGCTGCTCGAAGAGGCGGCGAACTGGGTCGAACTGGGTATTCCGGCGCTGGCGCTGTTCCCGGTCACCCCTCCAGAACTGAAATCCCTCGACGCCGCTGAAGCCTGGAACCCCGAAGGCATCGCCCAGCGCGCCACCCGCGCCCTGCGTGAGCGTTTCCCGGAACTCGGCGTGATCACCGACGTGGCGCTCGATCCGTTCACCACCCATGGTCAGGACGGCATTCTCGACGAAGCAGGCTACGTACAGAACGACATCACCGTCGACGCACTGGTCCGCCAGGCGTTGTCCCACGCCGAAGCCGGCGCGCAGGTTGTCGCACCGTCGGACATGATGGACGGTCGCATCCAGGCGATCCGCGAAGCGCTGGAAATCGCCGGTCACGTCAACGTGCGGATCATGGCTTACTCGGCCAAGTACGCCAGCGCCTATTACGGGCCGTTCCGCGATGCGGTGGGTTCGGCGTCGAACCTCGGCAAAGCGAACAAGGCCTCCTATCAGATGGACCCGGCCAACAGTGACGAAGCGCTGCACGAAGTCGGTGCGGACTTGTCTGAAGGCGCGGACATGGTCATGGTCAAACCGGGCATGCCCTACCTGGACATTCTTTTCCGGGTAAAAGATGCCTTCAAAGTGCCGACCTTCGTCTACCAGGTTAGCGGCGAATACGCCATGCACATGGCGGCGATCCAGAATGGCTGGTTGAGCGAGGCGGTGATTGTCGAATCACTGACCGCCTTTAAACGTGCCGGTGCTGATGGCATCCTGACTTACTTTGCTGTCCGTGCCGCTCAATTGTTACGAGAGCAGAAATAG
- the ppk1 gene encoding polyphosphate kinase 1 — protein sequence MNTEGLTEVAVKEAQPVVEQITETPPELEPAPPAPVAEPAAAVPAIAIPGLDDSSLYIHRELSQLQFNIRVLEQALDESYPLLERLKFLLIFSSNLDEFFEIRVAGLKKQITFAREQAGADGLQPHQALARISELVHGHVDRQYAILNDILLPELEKHQVRFIRRRNWTVKLKTWVRRYFRDEIAPIITPIGLDPTHPFPLLVNKSLNFIVELEGIDAFGRDSGLAIIPAPRLLPRIIKVPEEVGGAGDNYVFLSSMIHAHADDLFQGMKVKGCYQFRLTRNADLALDSEDVEDLARALRGELFSRRYGDAVRLEVADTCPKHLSDYLLKQFNLSESELYQVNGPVNLTRLFSITGLDSHPELQYTPFTPQIPKLLQNSENIFSVVSKQDILLLHPFESFTPVVDLLRQAAKDPHVLAVRQTLYRSGANSEIVDALVDAARNGKEVTAVIELRARFDEESNLQLASRLQAAGAVVIYGVVGFKTHAKMMLILRREAGEIVRYAHLGTGNYHAGNAKLYTDYSLLTSDDALCEDVGKLFSQLIGMGKTLRMKKLLHAPFTLKKGMLDMIARETQFALDGKPAHIIAKFNSLTDPKIIRALYKASQSGVRIDLVVRGMCCLRPGIAGVSHNIHVRSIIGRFLEHTRVFYFLNGGDEQMFLSSADWMERNLDKRVETCFPVEGKKLLTRVKKELELYLTDNTHSWSLQSDGRYIRNTPTGNQNPRSAQATLLERLGSPILPVSS from the coding sequence ATGAATACCGAAGGACTCACTGAAGTTGCCGTAAAAGAAGCTCAACCGGTGGTCGAGCAAATCACCGAAACCCCGCCGGAACTCGAGCCTGCGCCGCCCGCGCCGGTGGCCGAACCTGCGGCGGCGGTGCCAGCCATCGCCATTCCCGGTCTGGATGACAGCAGCCTGTACATCCACCGCGAGCTCTCGCAACTGCAATTCAATATCCGTGTGCTGGAACAGGCACTGGACGAGTCCTATCCGTTGCTGGAACGCTTGAAGTTCCTGCTGATCTTCTCGAGCAACCTCGACGAATTCTTCGAAATCCGCGTTGCCGGCCTGAAGAAGCAGATCACCTTCGCCCGTGAACAGGCCGGTGCCGACGGTCTGCAACCGCATCAGGCGCTGGCGCGGATCAGCGAGCTGGTGCACGGTCACGTTGATCGTCAGTACGCGATCCTCAATGACATCCTGCTGCCGGAGCTGGAAAAGCATCAGGTGCGTTTCATCCGTCGCCGCAACTGGACGGTCAAGCTGAAGACCTGGGTGCGTCGCTATTTCCGCGACGAGATCGCGCCGATCATCACCCCGATCGGCCTCGACCCGACGCACCCGTTCCCGTTGCTGGTGAACAAGAGCCTGAACTTCATCGTCGAGCTGGAAGGTATCGACGCCTTCGGTCGCGATTCCGGCCTGGCGATCATCCCGGCGCCGCGCTTGCTGCCGCGGATCATCAAGGTGCCGGAAGAAGTCGGCGGCGCCGGCGACAACTATGTGTTCCTCTCGTCGATGATCCACGCCCACGCCGATGACCTGTTCCAGGGCATGAAGGTCAAGGGCTGCTACCAGTTCCGCCTGACCCGAAATGCCGACCTGGCGCTCGACTCCGAAGATGTAGAAGACCTCGCCCGCGCGCTGCGTGGCGAGTTGTTCTCGCGTCGTTACGGCGATGCGGTGCGTCTGGAAGTCGCTGACACTTGCCCGAAACACCTCTCGGACTATCTGCTCAAGCAGTTCAACCTGAGCGAGAGCGAGCTGTATCAGGTCAACGGCCCGGTCAACCTGACGCGGCTGTTCAGCATCACCGGTCTGGACAGTCATCCGGAGCTGCAATACACGCCGTTCACCCCGCAGATCCCGAAACTGCTGCAGAACAGCGAAAACATTTTCAGCGTGGTCAGCAAGCAGGACATCCTCTTGCTGCACCCGTTCGAGTCGTTCACCCCGGTGGTCGACCTGCTGCGCCAAGCGGCGAAAGACCCGCACGTACTCGCTGTGCGTCAGACCCTTTACCGCTCCGGCGCCAACTCCGAGATCGTCGATGCGCTGGTCGATGCCGCGCGTAACGGCAAGGAAGTCACGGCGGTCATCGAGCTGCGTGCGCGCTTCGACGAAGAGTCCAACCTGCAACTGGCCAGCCGTCTGCAAGCGGCCGGTGCGGTGGTGATTTACGGCGTGGTGGGCTTCAAGACCCACGCCAAGATGATGCTGATCCTGCGTCGCGAAGCCGGCGAGATCGTCCGTTACGCGCACCTTGGCACCGGTAACTACCACGCCGGCAACGCCAAGCTTTACACCGACTACAGCTTGCTGACTTCCGACGACGCCTTGTGCGAAGACGTCGGCAAACTGTTCAGCCAGTTGATCGGCATGGGCAAGACCCTGCGCATGAAGAAGCTGTTGCATGCGCCGTTCACCCTGAAAAAGGGCATGCTCGACATGATCGCCCGCGAGACGCAATTTGCGCTCGACGGCAAACCGGCGCACATCATTGCCAAGTTCAACTCGCTGACCGATCCGAAGATCATCCGCGCGTTGTACAAGGCCAGCCAGTCTGGCGTACGCATCGATCTGGTGGTGCGCGGCATGTGCTGCCTGCGTCCGGGCATCGCCGGGGTTTCGCACAACATCCATGTGCGCTCGATCATCGGCCGCTTCCTCGAACACACCCGCGTGTTCTACTTCCTCAATGGCGGCGACGAGCAGATGTTCCTCTCCAGCGCCGACTGGATGGAGCGCAACCTCGACAAGCGCGTCGAGACTTGCTTCCCGGTCGAAGGCAAGAAGCTGCTGACCCGCGTGAAGAAAGAACTCGAGCTGTACCTGACCGACAACACCCACAGCTGGAGCCTGCAGTCGGATGGCCGTTACATCCGCAACACGCCGACCGGCAACCAGAACCCGCGCAGCGCGCAGGCGACATTGCTGGAACGACTGGGCAGCCCGATTTTGCCGGTGAGCAGCTAA
- the ppx gene encoding exopolyphosphatase — MPQSQAKNLSLIAAIDLGSNSFHMVVAKAQNGEIRILERLGEKVQLAAGIDDERKLNEESMQRGLDCLKRFAQLINGMPLGAVRIVGTNALREARNRLEFIHRAEEILGHPVEVISGREEARLIYLGVSHTLADTPGKRLVADIGGGSTEFIIGQRFEPLLRESLQMGCVSFTQRYFKDGKITPARYAQAYTAARLEIMSIEHALHRLTWDEAIGSSGTIRAIGLALKAGGHGTGEVNAEGLAWLKRRLFKLGDVDKIDFEGIKPDRRTIFPAGLAILEAIFDALELQRMDHCDGALREGVLYDLLGRHHHEDVRERTLTSLMERYHVDLQQAARVERKALHAFDQVAADWELDDGIWRELLGWAAKVHEVGLDIAHYHYHKHGAYLIEHSDLAGFSREDQQMLALLVRGHRRNIPKDKFADFGDDGDKLIRLCVLLRFAILFHHIRGTQAMPQVVLHAKGNTLDVQFPENWLDENQLTQADFGLEADWLTRVGIVLTVH, encoded by the coding sequence ATGCCGCAATCCCAAGCCAAGAATCTGTCCCTGATCGCCGCAATCGACCTGGGCTCCAACAGCTTTCACATGGTCGTGGCGAAAGCCCAGAACGGCGAAATCCGCATTCTCGAGCGTCTCGGCGAGAAAGTTCAGCTGGCTGCCGGCATCGACGATGAGCGCAAGCTCAACGAAGAATCGATGCAGCGCGGCCTCGATTGCCTCAAGCGTTTTGCCCAACTGATCAACGGTATGCCGCTGGGCGCCGTGCGCATCGTCGGCACCAACGCCCTGCGGGAAGCGCGCAACCGCCTCGAATTCATCCATCGCGCCGAAGAAATCCTCGGCCATCCGGTGGAAGTCATCTCCGGCCGTGAAGAGGCGCGCCTGATTTATCTGGGCGTGTCGCATACCCTCGCCGACACTCCGGGCAAACGTCTGGTCGCCGACATCGGCGGCGGCAGTACCGAATTCATCATTGGTCAGCGTTTCGAGCCGCTGCTGCGCGAAAGCCTGCAAATGGGCTGCGTCAGCTTCACCCAGCGCTATTTCAAGGACGGCAAGATCACCCCGGCCCGCTACGCCCAGGCGTACACCGCAGCGCGGCTGGAGATCATGAGCATCGAGCACGCCCTGCATCGCCTGACCTGGGATGAAGCCATCGGCTCCTCGGGCACCATCCGCGCCATCGGCCTGGCGCTGAAGGCTGGCGGTCACGGCACTGGCGAAGTCAACGCCGAAGGTCTGGCGTGGCTCAAGCGTCGTCTGTTCAAACTGGGTGATGTCGACAAGATCGACTTCGAAGGCATCAAGCCTGATCGCCGGACCATTTTCCCGGCGGGTCTGGCGATTCTCGAAGCGATTTTCGACGCCCTCGAACTGCAACGCATGGACCACTGCGACGGCGCGCTGCGTGAAGGCGTGCTCTATGACCTGCTTGGCCGTCATCATCACGAAGACGTGCGTGAACGCACCCTGACCTCGTTGATGGAGCGCTATCACGTCGATCTGCAACAGGCCGCTCGAGTCGAGCGCAAAGCCTTGCACGCGTTCGATCAGGTCGCGGCGGACTGGGAGCTGGATGACGGCATCTGGCGCGAACTCCTTGGCTGGGCAGCTAAAGTGCACGAAGTCGGCCTCGATATTGCGCATTATCACTATCACAAACACGGCGCTTATTTGATCGAGCACTCGGACCTCGCCGGCTTCTCCCGCGAAGACCAGCAGATGCTCGCCCTGCTGGTGCGCGGTCATCGGCGCAACATTCCCAAGGACAAGTTTGCCGATTTCGGTGACGACGGTGACAAGCTGATTCGCCTGTGCGTGCTGCTGCGCTTTGCGATTCTGTTCCATCACATTCGTGGCACCCAAGCGATGCCGCAGGTGGTGTTGCACGCCAAGGGCAATACCCTGGATGTGCAATTCCCGGAAAACTGGCTGGACGAAAATCAGCTGACCCAGGCGGATTTCGGGCTTGAGGCGGATTGGCTGACGCGGGTGGGGATTGTGCTCACGGTTCACTGA
- a CDS encoding amino acid ABC transporter ATP-binding protein, producing MPLLRISALHKYYGDHHVLKGIDLSVEEGQVVAIIGRSGSGKSTLLRTLNGLESINDGVIEVDGEYLDAARADLRSLRQKVGMVFQQFNLFPHLTVGENVMLAPQVVQKVPKAKAAELARAMLERVGLGEKFDAFPDRLSGGQQQRVAIARALAMSPKVLLCDEITSALDPELVNEVLSVVRQLAREGMTLIMVTHEMRFAREVGDKLVFMHHGKVHEVGDPKVLFANPQTAELANFIGTVEAVN from the coding sequence ATGCCTCTGCTTAGAATTTCCGCCCTGCATAAATACTACGGCGATCACCACGTACTCAAAGGCATCGACCTCAGCGTCGAAGAAGGCCAGGTGGTGGCGATCATCGGCCGCAGCGGCTCGGGCAAATCCACCCTGCTGCGCACGCTTAACGGCCTGGAATCGATCAACGACGGCGTGATCGAAGTCGATGGCGAATACCTCGACGCTGCCCGCGCTGATTTGCGCAGCTTGCGGCAGAAAGTCGGTATGGTTTTTCAGCAGTTCAACCTGTTCCCGCACCTCACCGTCGGCGAGAACGTCATGCTCGCGCCACAGGTGGTGCAGAAAGTGCCAAAAGCCAAGGCAGCGGAACTGGCGCGCGCAATGCTGGAGCGCGTCGGCCTCGGAGAGAAATTCGATGCCTTTCCGGATCGCCTGTCCGGCGGCCAGCAACAACGCGTGGCGATTGCCCGGGCATTGGCGATGTCGCCGAAAGTGTTGCTGTGCGATGAGATCACCTCGGCGCTTGACCCGGAACTGGTCAACGAAGTGCTCAGCGTGGTGCGCCAATTGGCCAGGGAAGGCATGACATTGATCATGGTCACCCACGAAATGCGCTTCGCCCGCGAGGTGGGCGACAAACTGGTGTTCATGCACCATGGCAAGGTGCATGAGGTGGGGGATCCGAAGGTGTTGTTTGCCAATCCGCAGACGGCGGAGCTGGCGAACTTTATTGGCACTGTAGAAGCCGTCAATTGA